The window tccatttatttatggggaggggttaaggtgggatctgagggaaggatccaagaggaaggagggattaagaatattacaatttttgcagtataaagtaaccaatggtagcaaagagaactcagaactttctagtaacaatctgcataactgaacaagaggattatgggcgggagctcctgctgaccctgactaaagagggttttcccacggccttaagccaaggtctccctcttcttttaaaccaaccccaacacacctgatctgggcagtgctgagttttggccttctttgccagacaattgctgcatttgggttgtggtggcacagggaaattgccagatgtgggcactggcggtgccagctaACCGCAGATTGGGGTGGTGCTGGTGCTATCACCAGAAAATTGccgggttttgtctttctgtgccaggaaactgctggacttgggctgtgctgccactgggaaactgctgggtctgagcactggcagtgccggcaaacaccagatctgggtggggccagcaccaggtatttgcaaggttttggctttctttgccagaaaattactAGATTCGGGTTGTGCCGGCACCGGGAAAATCccgcatctgggcactggttgtgccagcaaacaccggatcttggcattgccaatgacggtagcagggaattgccagattttggctttctttgccagaaaattgctacacttggctctgccagaacagggaaatacccagatctgagcactggcagtggcagcaaacaccagctctgggcgcctgtattggcatcaggaaattgccggattttggctttctgtgccagcaaattgctggacttgggctgtgccagccctgggaaatttctggatctgggcacttgcgcagcaaacaccagatctgggtggtgtgttgtagtgtgtttttatactttaaaatattttgtaatagttttgtttttgaatccccgtatttttcccaaatggttcatcCCAAATGGTACCCCCCTGcctttacctgtgtaatccctttcccttgctgagatcatccccaaatccccaccctggctctctgtcaatcactcagcatcccatccctccatccagaagcttcGTTCCAGGATGTcaagtgatcagccagaggccaggggtcagccccccaagccttgccccatatgctgtcctaaatgtccatcccccagtacccatcccttagggtcacttcttggttagtaaaatgttatctactttgggtttccacctccctttaaatgtaaccttggcacatctcctggggctgtgggcaggaggcccctgaggtgtaggggctcctttgggactcctagaaTAAAACTTTGGATTAAGCCCTGCTAAGAGTcagccctttatcttctaccaatgtctctggtgtctcttgttctgcacaggcgcccagcccaggtgccctcagtaccctcggggcacagagagtgtctccccgctgtcggccgtgtcggggctgcccccggtgtctgccgactcgggactggcccagggttcctgagaggctcccagagggacagagacagcgcccgtataggtaaactgaatcgccctgggattttggaggtaattacaaattggcccgaaggtgcgaattttggtgtcacagatgaagtACAAAACCAGCAACACGGGCTGAAGAAGCTCCTCCTTCTGTTcccaactgcccccagaggaaacgcgccatgctcttttcactgacggttcctgtcgcatcgtagggatgaaccagaagtggaaagcagccgtatggagccccacacgacaggtcacagaggccactgaaggtgAAGGTGGATCGAGTCAACTTGTGGAACTCAAAGCcgttcagctggccctggacattgtagaaagagagaagtggccgaagctctacctctacactgattcatggatggtagccaatgctctgtggggatggctggagaggtggaaagagtCCAGCTGGCAgagtagaggaaaaccaatttgggctgctgaagagtggaaagacattgctgccagggtagggaggctacctgtgaaggtccaccatgtagatgcccatgtccccaagagttgggttaatgaggaacaccaaaacaacaaacaggtaGATCAGGTAGCAAAAAtagaggtgtcaaagatagacttagattggcaacaGAAGGGGGAGTTGTTCCTAGCttgatgggcccatgatgcctcaggccaccagggcagagatgccacctagaagtgggcaagagaccgaggggtggatttaaccatggacagtatttctcaggtcatccatgactgtgagacgtgtgctgccatcaagcaggccaagcgagtgaagcccctatggtatggtgagcgggggtccaagtacaagtatggggaggcctggcagattgactccatcccactgccccagacacgccagggcaagcgccacgtgctgaccatggtggaagccaccactggatggttggaaacctaccctgtgtctcatgctactgcccagaacaccatcctgggccttgaaaagcaaatcctgtggagagatggcacccctgagaggattgagtcagacaatgggactcatttcaaggaCAGCCTTATCAGcacctgggctagggaacatggcattgagtgggtgtaccatatcccctaccatgcaccagctgcaggcaaagtggagaggtacaatggactactaaaaacacagctgaaagctttgggtgggggatctttcaaaaattgggagcagcaattagcaaaggccacctggttagttaacacctgaggttccaccaaccgagcaggtcctgcccagtctgagtccctgaatataacagatggagataaagtcccagtggtgcatgtcagaggtttgtcggggaagactgtgtggatcaattctgcctcgagtacagacaaactcatttgtggggttgtctttgctcagggaccaggttgcacatggtggataatgcaaagagatggaacaacacgatgtgtaccacagggagatctgattgtggggtgagaatgatatgcaaatatcactgtttgttggatgttactgccattgtctgtacattacaccatacagacatgagatagaaggaaatgtgtaagtgttgaaggtctgggcaagtgaaagatggagctttgagtgagtaaggtgaaaggggtgaaatcctgcagctctgtagtatagggcatggattcagtggtccagtgtggggatgtgatgagggcatgatgggtattgcttgtaaattttgggggagcagatggaaattttgtgtgaataaatgcatgatgtgtggtagtatgttgatgatatggggataaggggtggaatgtcctagggtgacgttatgatgcttgtatccccattcatgtgttctgtttatgctggatattatggtctgtacctttaagactggctctgaagagggaaagttttgttttggttttcttatcagcctggcgggacacagagactgcagcttttgctttttctgcttttgcttttcgctttgctctctctcgctcttgcttgcttcgcttctgcttgctttgctcattagctagtttagctaaactgtccaatttcttcctggactgtttctcctttcctttttctgaccatttcaaacctgctccggactgggacctgggaaacaccaagatcctgcaccttgtggcctgcagcagctgccccagtgccggagggactgagaacagagtgaccaccccccaagagagactttctgaatttttcatcttttttcagagtggtgtcatccggtattgttcattttgtgtgctggggggtgctgtgcctattacataaacaggttctttccactcctctccgaggaatccttcccgaaccggttggggggaggggccgtgtgggtttgctaactggaggggccctaatttggaaattctcctccaaatttgccctaaaccatgacatctgcccattcccccaaagtctctgggcagggatggcctcaatgggggctgctgacatcctcagcaacttggaggctgttgctgaattttcctgctgcagaggcttgttcagccttcagctcttcagtgcaggaattcagtgtcccaggcccTTAGCAAGCCAAGACTCTGGGagtaatttgattttaattttcaaatcctttgtggttaatttgacagatttcagtagtgtattcaaactgaataaattctatttaaaaagacaCTGAGAAAAGAATTTTTAGGTCCTAtttaggttttcttttcctgttgatATGTtaatatgtgcaatctccagtTGGCATTGAATCCAGGTACCTCCTtgtgcagtttgaatagatatgaaaatcaagacccttcatggcggacaatcaatcagactctgtctctacgccctccccaccatttccctcgtCCAatccctggcactcctatggatcaggaatggtgtggccagcaggagcaagccagtgattcttcccctgtgctcagcactggttgggcagcacctcgagtgctgtgtccagttctgggccccccaatttaggaaggacctggaggggctggagcgcgtccagagaagggaaaccaggctggtgaggggtctggaacacaagtcctgtgaggagcaccTGAGAGAGCTGGtattgtttatcctggagaagaggaggctcaggggagacctcatcactctctacaactgcctcacaggagggtgcagccaggtgggggtcaggctcttttcccagggaacagtgacaggacaagaggacacagccttcagctgcaccaggtaAAATTTAGGCTGGACAATAGGGAATATTCTTAAAacaaagggtgattgggcattggaatgggctgcccagggaggtgggtgagtcaccatccctggaagtgtttaaagaaagactggatgtggcactcagtgccatggtctgggtgacaaggtggtgttgggtcccaggttggaccTGATGCTcttcaaggtcttttccagcctggctgattctctgatgattgtgacactgcagggcctggagaagcacggggccattgtgacactgcagggcctggtggcaccaagaggaccatggtgacactgtgtacgacatggcagcacagagccaaggggccatggtgacactgtggggctgaatggaagcaaggagtccatggtgacagtctgggtcctggtggAACCATAGAGGCctctgtgaccctgcagggccttgtggaaccatgcagagcattgtgacagagcaggacctggtgtcacaatggggccattgtgacactgcagggccccatggaaccaaggggccagggctggtcCTCAGGGattcctggaatgaaggaaacatgtttgacaccatggtggcccttgggaccagaggcaattgtgacactgtggaaccaaggagagcattgctgcactgccagacctcatggaacccaagatccattgtgacactgcagggccatgggggaCCACGgtgccattgtgacactgcagggcccaaggatccaagggactttcTGGCACCAAGGGATCCCATGGAATCAAAAGGGACATTGTtacactgggaggcctcatggaatcatggagaccattgggagactctggggcctcctggaaccGTGGTGACACCAAGCTGGCTGGGAGTGTGGAtgtgctggagggtaggagggctctgcacagggccctggacaggctggatccagggcccaaatccaacaaggtgaggtttaacaagtcccagtgccaggtcctgcactttggccacaacaacccctgcagcactacaggctggggacagagtggctggagagcagccaggcagaaagggacctgcagggactgatggacagcaggctggacatgaggcagcagtgtgcccaggtgggcaagaaggctcaggaatggtgtggccagtaGGACCAGGAGAGAGATGGGCTGattgcaggggagggagcaggggtgggCAATGGGAAGAAATTTATACCatgaagagtaaagaaagcaaaggtggcacacaggaaatgctcagggcagtctGGGgatggctgccaggcagccctggctctgagcaacagcgtctgcagtggcacaggaaactcccagctgatgggaacaaactttctggctgcctgcagaggccaggacaaagctgagtggtttccctggtgtcccgcaggccttgctggccccaggggctgatggcatttgtgctccctcagcttcatgtccccacagcaacagcatgggggtgctgcccctgctgtgtgcaatgcaaacaggggctgctgaggcagtgctgccgtgtctgtgcctgcaaggatggggcacctgtgtgagctgggggagaggccagggctgcagaggggggatgttgttggcagctgcatgaggaggctctgggacgctgccctgggctgtgcagtgcactgggcatggatcagcccctgctctgctgctccttcccgtctgccccagggcccttgcagagccccagccatgctgtttgcccccagcctgcccacggccagcctggggctgctgacgggggtttctgtgctgagcattggcctggccgtgttcttgagagagcctgggcaaggagcctggagcccccagggcctggcctgaggcgtcagcgctgccccagcagtgcccatggcctgtccctgctgcagccccggcactgccacccccagggctgtgcccggccccgagagcactcaggccctgcagcaacaccagggccaccagggcagcggggcagggccacagcagcagcactggcaacaccaagtgctgctgctgctgctgctgctgggcacagctgctgggccagcactgatctgccccagctctgcacacagacattgctgctgcagctccagagaaggcaacaaaagggcatctctgcagaaaactctgctgggagatcctttggTTCCTCTAAAGCCATTGAGAGCACaacccctcattgacacagtctgtgggcacagggaaggtggagagaaacgaaatgagaaatggcacaaagattgacatttctttgttgacaatatgaaaatactaaaacaaaggaaaaaaaccttcaaaattATTGaacaagaagtatcaaagataacttttattacaagtgattgtcagaaattggccagcagtttaatgtttctgaaaccatccagtcatcagtctccacacagcagccttgagctcctggttcctcaggctgtagatgagggggttcagggctggaggcaccaccgagtacagaactgacagggccagatccagggatggggaggacatggaggggggcttcaggtaggaaaatgtggcagtgctgacaaacagggtgaccacagccaggtgagggaggcaggtggaaaaggctttgtgccgtccctgctcagaggggatcctcagcacagccctgaagatctgcacataggagaaaacaatgaacacaaaacatccAGAAGATAAACACAcactaacagcaagaagcccCAGTTCCCTGAGATAGGATTTGGCACAGGAGAGCTTGAGCATCTGGGGCacttcacagaagaactggcccagggcattgccgtggcacaggggcagggaaaatgtattggctgtgtgcatgagagcagtgagaaaggcacAGGCCCAGGCaactgctgccatgtgggcacaagctctgctgcccaggagggtcccgtagtgcaggggtttgcagatggacacgtagcggtcgtagcacatgatggtcagcagaTAAAATTCTGAtccaaggaagaagaaaatcagaaagacttgggcagcacatccagtgtaggagatgttgctggtgtcccagagggaattgtgcatggctttggggacagtggtgcagatggagcccaggtcagcgagggccaggttgagcaggaagaagaacatgggcatgtgcaggtggtggccgcaggctacggcgctgatgatgaggccattgcccaggagggcagccagggagatgcccagcaagaggcagaagtgcaggagctgcagctgccgcgtgtctgccaatgccagcagcaggaagtgcctgatggagctgctgttggacatttgctgggacTGGCCTTGGGGagctgttcatggagaaaagtcAGTGACAGTTTAGGAGGAATTTTTTCCAGCAAAAACAAACCCTTTTCCCATAGACCCTTCTTGTATAACCCTCTGACACCCTTTTGAATTTCCAGCAGATTTTCATTCAGCTCCAAGGGGGGATCcctggctggtgctggctgaGTGGGACATCAGGTTCAGGGCAGCTACACAcagggtttttattattcagctctgctgtgcagatgTGGGAGGAGGACAGGGACCTGTCCTCGTGTTCCACTTGGAAACCTTGTTAATACAGACGGCCCTGTGAGCATGTGCACCCCCACTGCCAGAGAGCAGGAATGGTAAAATCTGTTTAAATCTTCTAGAGATTTTacagctcctcttccccctctctTGCTATATTCAGATGTCAGTAActctcagcatttctgctgccctcagggagaACAGAGTGAGTTCTCTGAGGCAAGGTGGTGAGTGGAGAGTGAGGGGAGGAGGTCTGTCTCCCAGTCCTGTTCCAGGATTCTCTGGGCTTTCATCATTCTTAGACATAGGATGATCATCCTCCcatgtttcctttaaaaaccaTCCTGACACTactgagagcagatggatcccTCACAGTCCACCAAATGTCCATTCCTTTCTCAAGGTCGCAGCCCCACATTTGTacccagggacacacaggcctcatttcaccaacccagcagcattttcccatCCTAGAACTTCTGTGCCTCACCCTCGGGCTTTCAGATAACACAGAGATGTTACAGGACAGGATTGCATCATGGAgggaagctcccagcttggactgaaatctcagggagactcccaagtatccttctgatggcattggatgaagggagatgcagctccttccctggctgcactgacagcattgcccagagccgggccctggggacagcgtcaccctgagccagctgtgccccctgccagagcccccagggccgggcagctgctcccagccctgtgctctgcagagggaactgggcccggggctgcagagctgccccacggctctgctgcagctctgcctgcacaggaggggctgcacgccttggagccccggccctgagggcagaggcttggctggggcacaggagggagggggcttgttcagagggaggggctgcactgcaggggctcctgtgggcatctctaaactctccctgccacagcattgctgggctttgttttctctcattgcctgatcttctctctgcttcctgcagattttcctcctgcaggtgtttccctgtgcctgatctctccctgccagcacccacagcccccaaatctctgtgcactctccttggccctacagaaccctgcctgtttgcagggcactggcggggagcaggttctgtttgcagcttggagaaaggacagctcagactgagcctgatggctccagcagaggtgatgctgctgctgttcatgggcagagtggctgaaagcacattagggatctcctgtgagcCAATAAATTACAGTTTAGGTATCTCAGGCACTTGACAAAATTCATAACTAATAATTCATACTATCATTAATATTTAACCCTCCGTTCCTGCCATTCTCCAATAGTtggaaactgaatacaaagtcttaGGACGTTTCCACATTTTTATCAAAAACCCTTTCttggaaatattttatgaatGTTAAGAACCGCTCAGCATGTCAGAACTCCATGAGCATTTTacctcccctgccccagaaatcctcagagttgtactcacagagtctgcaggcattggcatgttccagcttgaggagatggctccaggagctgcagctgcattgtcctgcagccagaggttcctgtgccaagggctggcagtgattgtgccccaggcacttctcagccccttcccagccctgactgattgaagctctctgtgcctctgggctgtgcccgggctggctgcaggcagtgccccagccctgctgggctggcacaagagctgctcatccagagaaatgtgcttttgaagctcttcttggtgaccaggagctgcctctgtgccaggagcccagcccagctcagcagcacagacacagcacaaggactttaatcagcctctggggctttgtgctcaggccctgaacatcagtccctgagagggagctgaagaaacctctccagaactccaaggcagaatccaactccaaactttcttggacttataatgggtcccagagagggacacgactgagcaagtgtccccaggccccaggccgagcagagaactgcaggcagtgatgacaggtggggacaaag of the Agelaius phoeniceus isolate bAgePho1 chromosome W unlocalized genomic scaffold, bAgePho1.hap1 SUPER_W_unloc_2, whole genome shotgun sequence genome contains:
- the LOC143692725 gene encoding olfactory receptor 14A16-like, with protein sequence MSNSSSIRHFLLLALADTRQLQLLHFCLLLGISLAALLGNGLIISAVACGHHLHMPMFFFLLNLALADLGSICTTVPKAMHNSLWDTSNISYTGCAAQVFLIFFFLGSEFYLLTIMCYDRYVSICKPLHYGTLLGSRACAHMAAVAWACAFLTALMHTANTFSLPLCHGNALGQFFCEVPQMLKLSCAKSYLRELGLLAVSVCLSSGCFVFIVFSYVQIFRAVLRIPSEQGRHKAFSTCLPHLAVVTLFVSTATFSYLKPPSMSSPSLDLALSVLYSVVPPALNPLIYSLRNQELKAAVWRLMTGWFQKH